Within Maledivibacter sp., the genomic segment ATAACATCATGGTTTTCTATGCTATGTCCTATATCTTTAAAATGATGAATACAAGCATCCTTAATATCGATTTCTTTAATATCTATATTCATAGTTTTCATTAAATCCACAGCACTATTATAGGTGTGATTTGTTGTGCCAAAACCAGGCATTGTCACTCCTAAAATATTTTTTGAGGGTATTCCCAACAGCTTAAAGGTCTGAACCGTAACCAATAATGCCAATGTAGAGTCAAGTCCACCTGAAACTCCTATAACCGCATGTTCAATTCCTGTATGTTCTAACCTTTTAGCAAGCCCTGCAACCTGTATATTAAAGATTTCCTCACATCTTTCATTTACTAATACTGAATTGATTGGAACAAATGGCCTCGGCAAAATATCTCTATCTAAATCCCTTATGTCATATCCATAGCTTTGACTATCTATTTTTATGAATTTATAATTTTGGTGGTTTTCATAATCCATCTGATCAAAGAAGGTTCTATTTACCCTTCTTTCATGGGTAATCCTATCCACATCTATATCTGCATAAATAATTTGATTTTCTCTTTTAAAACGATGGGATTTATTTAAAAAATTGCCATTTTCACATATTATACAATCTCCGCCGAACACAACATCTGTGGTCGACTCATATACCCCCGCTGAGCTATATACATATCCACATATAGTGGCCGCACTGTGATGATTAACTAGCCCATTTCTATAGTCTGACTTTGCCACTAATTCATTACTAGCTGATAAATTAACTATAATATTTGCACTATTCAATGCAAGGTATGCACTTTGAGGTATAGGCGACCATAAATCCTCACATATCTCAACACCTATCCTATAATTCAATATATTATTCTCGAAAATTAAATTGCCAAAGGGATATTTTTTGCTCAACAGTTCTATTTCCTCTACTTTTCCCATAATATGTTTTCCCGATGAAAACCATCTTTTTTCATAGAATTCATTATAATTAGCTAAACATACCTTAGGTACAATCCCCTTTATATCTCCATATTGTAATGCAACGGCACAATTATATAAATTTCCATCAATAAGAATTGGCATACCTATAAAAACTAAAGTATCGATTTCTTTAGTTTGTTCCATCAGTTTTCCCAATTCCTCTAGGGCTTTATCTATCAGTAGTTTTTGATTAAATAGATCACCACAGGTATATGCTGTTAAACTCAACTCTGGAAATACAAGAACTTGAGTTTTTTTATTTTTAGCTTCTAAAATTAGCTTCAACATTTCCTTTGCGTTATACTCTGGATTGGCAATTTTCAGTTTTGGAGAAGCAGCAGCACATTTTACGAAACCATAATTATTCACTTATAATCTCTCCTTAGGCTTTTAACTTACATATAATAATCTCCTTTGCCAAGCTAGGATTAGCTTTTCCCTTAGTAGCCTTCATTATTTGTCCCATTAAAAATCCTACAGCCTTTGTCTTACCATTTTTAAAGTCATCTACGGCCTGAGGATTCTTAGAAATAGTGTCTATGATTATTTTTTCAAGTTCATTGTTTCCACTGATCTGACTTAATCCCTTTTCTTCAACAATTTCATCGGGATCTTTATCTGTAATAACTAATTCCTTAAAAACCTCCTTACCAGCGGTACGACTAATCTTGCCTTTATCAATTATTTCTATCAGCCGTGCAAGGTATTGACTTCTTATGGGAATTTCTTCCTTTTCCCTTTCCTTCAAAACCCTCAAAAGCTCTACAACAATCCAGTTTGAGACCTCCTTTGGACTTGCCCCTAGGGAAACAACCTCTTCAAAATAATTGGCCAGCTCTTTTTTTCCAATAAGTATATTTATTTCCTTAGTCCCAAGTTTATATTCCTTTGAAAATCTTTCCCTCTTTTGTGCAGGAAGCTCTGGAAGTCCGCTTTTTATTTTCTCGATTACTACATCCTCAATAATCACAGGAGCTAAATCCGGTTCAGGAAAGTATCTATAATCATGGGAATCCTCCTTAGATCTCATGGTAACTGTCCTTCCCTTAGCACTGTCCCATTTTCTAGTCTCTTGTTTTATCTTATGTCCTTCTCCATAAGTATATAGTTCTATTTGCCTCTTTTGCTCCTTTTGAAGGGCCCTTAGAATTTCTTTGAAGGAGTTCATATTTTTAATTTCAACCTTTGTATTGAGGGCTTCTTGACCTACCTCTCTCAGTGATATATTTGCATCACATCTTAATGAGCCTTGCTCCATTTTACAATCAGAAACCTCGGCATACTCTAATATGGACTTTAAGGATTTTAAAAATGCTATTGCTTCCTCTGGGGATCTTAAATCCGGCTCTGTGACTATTTCAATTAATGGCACTCCTGTTCTGTTATAATCTATCAAAGTAACAGGTTCATCTTCAAGATGGACAAGCTTTCCTGCATCCTCTTCCAAATGTATTCTCGTAAGCTTTATTCTTTTTCTATTCCCATCTACGGAGATATCTATAAATCCATTTTCGCAGATGGGTAAATCAAATTGTGAAATCTGATAGGCCTTAGGAAGGTCAGGATAGAAATAATTCTTCCTATCAAATTTGTTGATCATATTAATATCGCAATTCAATGCATTCCCAGCTCCTATGGCAAGGTTCACCACTTCTTCATTTAAAACAGGCAGTGTCCCTGGAAGCCCTATACATATGGGACAAGTATTCTCATTGGGCTTTGCTCCAAATTCAGTAGAACAAGAACAGAATATTTTTGACTTTGTAGCTAATTCAACATGTATTTCAAGTCCTATGATCGTTTCAAACGCCATCATTTAACCTCCTTTAGTTCTGGAATATTATTATGGATTCCAAGGGCTTGTTCTAAACTATATGCGGTCTGTAATAATTTCTTTTCCGTATAATGATCTCCAATGAGTTGTAGCCCTATGGGTAACTTATCTTTACTAAATCCACATGGTATTGAAATGGCTGGCAGCCCTGCAATATTTATATTTACTGTGTATATATCTGCTAAATACATCTCTAAGGGCTGCTGTGTCCTTTCTCCAATATTGAATGGTAAAACGGGAGATGTAGGGCTCAATATAATATCATAGT encodes:
- a CDS encoding NAD(+) synthase, translated to MNNYGFVKCAAASPKLKIANPEYNAKEMLKLILEAKNKKTQVLVFPELSLTAYTCGDLFNQKLLIDKALEELGKLMEQTKEIDTLVFIGMPILIDGNLYNCAVALQYGDIKGIVPKVCLANYNEFYEKRWFSSGKHIMGKVEEIELLSKKYPFGNLIFENNILNYRIGVEICEDLWSPIPQSAYLALNSANIIVNLSASNELVAKSDYRNGLVNHHSAATICGYVYSSAGVYESTTDVVFGGDCIICENGNFLNKSHRFKRENQIIYADIDVDRITHERRVNRTFFDQMDYENHQNYKFIKIDSQSYGYDIRDLDRDILPRPFVPINSVLVNERCEEIFNIQVAGLAKRLEHTGIEHAVIGVSGGLDSTLALLVTVQTFKLLGIPSKNILGVTMPGFGTTNHTYNSAVDLMKTMNIDIKEIDIKDACIHHFKDIGHSIENHDVIYENVQARERTQILMDLANKINGLVIGTGDLSELALGWSTYNGDHMSMYAVNCSVPKTLVKFLVEWVADNKVSHEAKNILYNIICTPISPELLPPDKNGEIVQKTEDIIGPYELHDFFLYYMIRYGIKPKKMLFISQKAFGGDYSKEQIKKYLKIFYKRFFTQQFKRSCIPDGPKVGSVSLSPRGDWRMPSDADFQIWIKEL
- the gatB gene encoding Asp-tRNA(Asn)/Glu-tRNA(Gln) amidotransferase subunit GatB, which produces MAFETIIGLEIHVELATKSKIFCSCSTEFGAKPNENTCPICIGLPGTLPVLNEEVVNLAIGAGNALNCDINMINKFDRKNYFYPDLPKAYQISQFDLPICENGFIDISVDGNRKRIKLTRIHLEEDAGKLVHLEDEPVTLIDYNRTGVPLIEIVTEPDLRSPEEAIAFLKSLKSILEYAEVSDCKMEQGSLRCDANISLREVGQEALNTKVEIKNMNSFKEILRALQKEQKRQIELYTYGEGHKIKQETRKWDSAKGRTVTMRSKEDSHDYRYFPEPDLAPVIIEDVVIEKIKSGLPELPAQKRERFSKEYKLGTKEINILIGKKELANYFEEVVSLGASPKEVSNWIVVELLRVLKEREKEEIPIRSQYLARLIEIIDKGKISRTAGKEVFKELVITDKDPDEIVEEKGLSQISGNNELEKIIIDTISKNPQAVDDFKNGKTKAVGFLMGQIMKATKGKANPSLAKEIIICKLKA